A portion of the Rhodococcus pseudokoreensis genome contains these proteins:
- a CDS encoding ROK family transcriptional regulator: MARTQPVTRRGAGRSGASAGTVLRTVLDSGPIARSTIARVTGLSPATVTTASAQLVDHGLLRELPEIAGPTGLGRPHVPVDVDDSRYVVYGIHLAITHVTTALLDLRGRVLARSRDPHYGLGPAEILRNAVTTLEALAVQHGEPSVPIGVGFAAGGWIDSESGVVREHPIPGWNGYPVRADLEQRTGLDVRMDSHARALIDAEVLFGEPRARESVVQLFVGNVVDAAFATGGVVHHGPRAAAGAVAHVPVENSVEECTCGRTGCVQATLSDRVLVRRAMELGIIERPIFRDLLDAGRRRHPEALALFTERAHGVGVVAARLLDLFNPEVLIVCDQSVSGIPGCLDTVRRAVAESSATCDDPSWSVLSTSFPGRALPVSAGSVILAELYRAPLTSFVRPLAGIS, from the coding sequence ATGGCGCGAACCCAGCCCGTCACCCGGCGCGGCGCCGGACGTTCCGGCGCCAGCGCGGGCACGGTGCTGCGTACGGTCCTCGACAGCGGGCCGATCGCGCGCAGCACCATCGCCCGCGTCACCGGGCTCTCGCCCGCGACGGTGACCACGGCCAGCGCGCAGCTCGTCGACCACGGCCTGCTGCGGGAACTGCCGGAGATCGCGGGTCCCACCGGGCTGGGACGGCCCCACGTGCCGGTGGACGTCGACGACAGCCGGTACGTCGTCTACGGCATCCATCTGGCGATCACGCACGTGACCACCGCGTTGCTCGACCTGCGCGGGCGGGTGCTGGCGCGGTCCCGGGATCCGCACTACGGGCTGGGACCGGCCGAGATCCTCCGGAACGCCGTGACGACCCTGGAGGCGCTGGCCGTCCAGCATGGTGAGCCGTCGGTTCCGATCGGCGTCGGCTTCGCGGCGGGCGGCTGGATCGACTCCGAATCGGGTGTGGTGCGCGAGCATCCGATCCCGGGCTGGAACGGGTACCCGGTCCGCGCGGATCTCGAGCAGCGCACGGGCCTGGACGTCCGGATGGATTCGCACGCGCGTGCTCTCATCGACGCGGAGGTGCTGTTCGGGGAACCGAGGGCGCGCGAGAGCGTGGTGCAACTCTTCGTCGGGAACGTGGTGGACGCCGCGTTCGCGACCGGCGGCGTGGTCCACCACGGTCCTCGCGCGGCGGCGGGCGCGGTGGCGCACGTGCCCGTCGAGAACAGTGTCGAGGAGTGCACCTGCGGACGCACCGGATGTGTGCAGGCCACCCTGTCGGATCGGGTGCTGGTACGCAGGGCGATGGAACTGGGCATCATCGAGCGGCCGATCTTCCGCGACCTTCTCGACGCGGGCCGTCGCAGGCACCCGGAGGCGCTGGCCCTGTTCACGGAACGGGCGCACGGCGTCGGGGTGGTGGCGGCGCGACTGCTCGATCTGTTCAATCCGGAGGTCCTCATCGTCTGCGACCAGAGCGTGAGCGGGATTCCCGGCTGTCTCGACACGGTCAGGCGGGCGGTCGCGGAGTCGTCGGCGACGTGCGACGATCCGTCGTGGTCCGTGCTGTCCACCAGCTTTCCGGGACGGGCACTGCCGGTGTCCGCCGGTTCCGTGATCCTCGCGGAGCTCTACCGGGCGCCGCTCACCAGCTTCGTGCGGCCGTTGGCCGGAATCTCGTGA
- a CDS encoding LppU/SCO3897 family protein — MTQPPDDPNRPDPSVPGEPPNNPQQPYPQGGPQQPYQQGQYPQQPYQQGQYAQQPGQYPPGQYGQQPGQYPPGQYPPQPKKSRKGLFITLGVLAVVILAAVAAFGVYAVKSADENALDVGDCLFFESASTTAADTSHEKRDCSDSEATYEVAQKNDGDVQCGEDYFSYTLVGEDKDVQTTLCLVPNMIEDSCYLLEDDGRIVPSDCSDMQTVKVVRRADGQDDETLCNEFDTAFPIAFSEPQRTYCIEVNLGG, encoded by the coding sequence ATGACCCAGCCCCCCGACGACCCGAACCGCCCCGATCCGAGCGTCCCCGGCGAGCCGCCGAACAACCCGCAGCAACCGTACCCCCAAGGTGGGCCGCAGCAGCCCTACCAGCAAGGTCAGTACCCGCAGCAGCCGTACCAGCAGGGTCAGTACGCCCAGCAGCCCGGCCAGTATCCGCCGGGCCAGTACGGGCAGCAGCCCGGCCAGTACCCGCCGGGTCAGTACCCACCGCAGCCGAAGAAGTCGCGGAAAGGGTTGTTCATCACTCTCGGCGTCCTCGCCGTCGTGATCCTCGCCGCCGTCGCCGCGTTCGGCGTGTACGCGGTCAAGAGCGCCGACGAGAACGCCCTCGACGTCGGCGACTGCCTGTTCTTCGAGTCCGCGTCGACCACCGCCGCCGACACCTCGCACGAGAAGCGGGACTGCTCCGACAGCGAGGCCACGTACGAGGTGGCGCAGAAGAACGACGGCGACGTCCAGTGCGGCGAGGACTACTTCTCCTACACGCTCGTCGGCGAGGACAAGGACGTGCAGACCACGCTGTGCCTCGTCCCGAACATGATCGAGGACTCCTGCTACCTGCTCGAGGACGACGGCCGGATCGTGCCGTCCGACTGCTCCGACATGCAGACCGTCAAGGTCGTGAGACGCGCGGACGGCCAGGACGACGAGACCCTGTGCAACGAGTTCGACACCGCATTCCCCATCGCCTTCTCCGAACCCCAGCGCACGTACTGCATCGAGGTCAATCTGGGTGGCTGA